The Eubacteriaceae bacterium Marseille-Q4139 genome has a window encoding:
- a CDS encoding transposon-encoded TnpW family protein, which produces MENRKSHTPVALRKQIGGTMYVVRVHFNEDAKETMKDKIKRLIESDVKTTQHTA; this is translated from the coding sequence ATGGAGAATAGAAAATCACACACACCGGTAGCACTCAGGAAGCAGATAGGTGGCACAATGTATGTTGTGAGAGTGCATTTCAATGAAGATGCCAAGGAAACCATGAAGGACAAGATAAAGAGGCTGATTGAGAGTGATGTCAAGACAACACAACATACTGCATAG
- a CDS encoding type IV secretory system conjugative DNA transfer family protein: MPARKPRKKAPSNQTGGSAWGQKLASAVREKLQGVQVKKLLPKLIPFAIVFYLIDKSAWLYRHCTGDSAITRLMVLLQNFGLAFQNPLPSIHLMDMGAGVIAAAAFYAILYFRHKNAKKYRPGEEYGSARWGGPKDIEPYIAPVFENNIILTQTERLTMSSRPKNPKYARNKNVIVIGGSGSGKTRFYVKPNLMQMPKNVSYVVTDPKGTIIIECGKMLVNEGYVVKVLNTINFRKSMHYNPFHYIRSEKDILKLVNTIIANTKGEGEKSSEDFWIKAERLLYTALIGYIWYEAPEEEQNFSTLLEFINASETREDDESFKNAVDELFEELEADNPEHFAVRQYKKYKLAAGVVS; the protein is encoded by the coding sequence ATGCCGGCTCGCAAGCCGCGTAAAAAAGCACCCTCCAACCAGACCGGGGGCAGCGCCTGGGGGCAGAAACTGGCATCCGCTGTCCGGGAAAAGTTACAGGGCGTTCAGGTCAAAAAGCTGCTTCCCAAACTTATCCCATTTGCGATTGTGTTCTATCTGATCGACAAAAGCGCATGGCTGTACCGTCACTGTACAGGGGATTCTGCTATTACCCGGCTGATGGTTCTGCTTCAGAACTTTGGCCTGGCGTTCCAAAATCCGCTACCCAGTATCCACCTGATGGACATGGGAGCCGGCGTGATCGCCGCAGCCGCATTTTATGCGATCCTTTACTTCCGGCATAAAAACGCCAAAAAATACCGTCCCGGTGAGGAATACGGCTCCGCCCGATGGGGCGGGCCGAAGGACATTGAGCCGTACATTGCCCCAGTGTTTGAGAATAACATCATCCTGACCCAGACGGAACGACTGACCATGAGCAGCCGCCCGAAGAATCCGAAATACGCCAGGAACAAAAACGTGATTGTGATCGGTGGTTCCGGTTCCGGCAAGACGCGCTTCTATGTGAAGCCGAATTTGATGCAGATGCCGAAAAACGTGTCCTATGTGGTCACGGACCCGAAAGGCACCATCATCATCGAGTGCGGGAAAATGCTGGTCAATGAGGGGTATGTGGTAAAAGTCCTGAATACCATCAACTTCCGTAAATCCATGCACTATAACCCCTTCCACTATATCCGCAGTGAGAAGGATATTCTCAAACTGGTCAACACCATCATTGCCAACACCAAGGGGGAGGGTGAAAAATCTTCCGAGGATTTCTGGATCAAGGCAGAGCGGCTGCTGTATACGGCGCTCATCGGCTATATTTGGTATGAGGCCCCGGAGGAGGAGCAGAACTTCTCCACGCTGCTGGAATTCATCAATGCGTCTGAAACCCGTGAGGATGATGAATCGTTCAAAAATGCTGTAGATGAGTTGTTTGAGGAATTGGAGGCAGACAACCCGGAGCATTTTGCTGTCAGGCAGTATAAGAAATATAAACTGGCTGCCGGTGTAGTAAGTTGA
- a CDS encoding PcfB family protein, translating into MQEETTEKTISLCIKGAKVTEGVLKAVLKKLVSEMNQQKSSIRRCSSVTRRGKQSLKQMMKEGSQLTNIEITDNNIKSFERVARKYGVDYSLKKDSFTSPPRYLVFFRARDVDVMTAAFKEYAGISAEKEKKPKMSIRKKLQIAKDRVAKHREREKSHKKERGQER; encoded by the coding sequence ATGCAGGAGGAAACCACGGAAAAAACCATCTCTCTTTGTATCAAGGGGGCAAAGGTTACAGAGGGCGTTCTGAAGGCGGTGCTTAAAAAGCTGGTTTCGGAAATGAATCAGCAGAAATCGTCGATCAGACGGTGCAGCTCGGTCACCCGGCGGGGCAAGCAGAGCCTGAAACAGATGATGAAGGAGGGAAGTCAGCTTACCAACATTGAGATTACGGACAACAATATCAAATCCTTTGAGCGCGTGGCCCGAAAATACGGCGTTGACTACAGCCTGAAAAAAGACAGTTTCACATCCCCGCCCCGGTATCTGGTCTTTTTCCGCGCCAGGGATGTGGATGTTATGACCGCTGCCTTTAAGGAGTATGCGGGCATCTCGGCGGAAAAGGAGAAAAAGCCGAAGATGTCCATCCGCAAGAAACTTCAGATTGCCAAAGACCGCGTCGCGAAGCACCGTGAACGCGAAAAATCTCACAAGAAAGAGAGGGGACAGGAACGATGA
- a CDS encoding replication initiator protein A, whose translation MDRVRKLPDLPYFYGAGAEQFAFYRIPKAFFTEPALCEISLEAKLLYGLMLDRLALSARNGWVDEENRVFIYYTVDSIMEDLNCGNKKAVKLLNELDSEYGLIERKRQGQGKPTRIYVKNFSTLLQNRHFQKCQNDTSKSVKTTSLDMSERHSNKTNINNTEFNKINPIYPPEGDDGYDGLDEYKQYRDYFLDQLEFDVLLANHPYDGEVLNEILELLVETVCSKRQYLHVCGEDKPAEVVKSRLMKLTSDHIEYVLDCLKSNTTAIKNIKRYLLATLYNAPVTISSYYSALVNHDLYGRREE comes from the coding sequence ATGGATCGCGTAAGAAAACTGCCGGATTTGCCCTATTTCTATGGCGCAGGTGCAGAGCAGTTTGCGTTTTACCGCATCCCGAAGGCTTTCTTTACAGAGCCAGCGTTGTGCGAAATCTCCCTGGAAGCCAAACTCCTGTATGGCCTGATGCTGGACAGGCTTGCCCTCTCGGCCAGGAATGGCTGGGTGGATGAGGAAAACCGTGTGTTTATCTACTACACGGTGGACAGCATTATGGAAGATTTGAACTGCGGCAACAAGAAGGCGGTGAAGCTGCTCAATGAACTGGACAGTGAATATGGCCTGATTGAGCGCAAACGCCAGGGACAGGGCAAACCGACGCGCATCTATGTGAAGAACTTTTCAACACTGCTCCAGAACCGACATTTCCAGAAGTGTCAAAATGACACTTCTAAAAGTGTTAAAACGACATCTCTAGATATGTCAGAACGACACTCTAATAAGACTAATATAAATAATACTGAGTTTAACAAGATCAATCCTATCTATCCGCCGGAAGGCGACGATGGATATGATGGATTGGATGAGTACAAACAGTATCGGGATTATTTTTTGGATCAGTTGGAGTTTGATGTTCTGTTGGCCAACCACCCATATGATGGAGAGGTGCTCAACGAAATTCTGGAGCTGCTTGTGGAGACGGTCTGCTCCAAGCGACAGTATCTTCATGTCTGCGGCGAGGACAAGCCCGCTGAAGTGGTAAAAAGCCGTCTGATGAAATTGACCAGCGACCATATTGAGTACGTTTTAGATTGTCTCAAATCAAACACCACGGCGATCAAAAACATCAAACGCTACTTACTGGCTACCCTGTACAATGCGCCGGTTACCATCAGCAGCTATTACAGCGCCCTTGTCAACCATGATCTCTACGGCAGAAGAGAGGAATAG
- the aph(2'')-IIa gene encoding aminoglycoside O-phosphotransferase APH(2'')-IIa, whose amino-acid sequence MIDLDVEIYQHLNEQIKINKLCYLSSGDDSDTFLCNEQYVVKVPKRDSVRFAQKREFELYRFLENCNLSYQTPAVVYQSDRFNIMKYIKGERITYEQYHKLSEKEKDALAYDEATFLKELHSIEIDCSVSLFSDALVNKKDKFLQDKKLLISILEKEQLLTDEMLEHIETIYENILSNAVLFKYTPCLVHNDFSANNMIFRNNRLFGVIDFGDFNVGDPDNDFLCLLDCSTDDFGKEFGRKVLKYYQHKAPEVAERKAELNDVYWLIDQIIYGYERKDREMLIKGVSELLQTQAEMFIF is encoded by the coding sequence ATGATTGATTTGGACGTAGAAATATATCAGCATTTGAATGAACAGATAAAAATAAATAAACTCTGCTATTTGTCATCAGGCGATGATAGCGATACTTTTTTATGTAATGAACAATATGTTGTGAAAGTTCCAAAGCGAGATTCTGTTAGATTTGCTCAGAAACGAGAGTTTGAATTGTATCGGTTTTTAGAAAATTGTAATTTATCTTATCAGACCCCTGCGGTAGTATATCAAAGTGACCGATTTAATATTATGAAATATATTAAAGGGGAACGTATTACTTATGAGCAGTATCATAAGTTGAGTGAAAAGGAAAAGGATGCCCTTGCATATGATGAAGCTACGTTTTTGAAAGAGTTACATTCCATAGAGATTGATTGTTCTGTCAGTTTGTTTTCAGATGCTCTGGTGAATAAGAAAGATAAGTTTTTGCAAGATAAAAAATTACTTATAAGTATTCTGGAAAAGGAGCAGCTGTTAACTGATGAGATGTTGGAACATATCGAAACAATATATGAAAACATATTAAGCAATGCTGTTTTATTTAAATATACCCCTTGTTTGGTACATAATGATTTCAGTGCAAATAACATGATTTTTAGAAATAATAGACTGTTTGGAGTTATTGATTTTGGCGATTTTAATGTAGGTGACCCGGATAATGATTTTTTGTGCTTGCTGGATTGTAGTACAGATGATTTCGGGAAAGAATTTGGCAGGAAGGTATTAAAATACTATCAGCATAAGGCGCCGGAAGTAGCAGAAAGAAAAGCAGAGCTTAATGATGTGTATTGGTTGATAGACCAAATCATTTATGGTTATGAAAGAAAAGATAGGGAAATGTTGATTAAGGGTGTTTCTGAATTGCTACAGACACAAGCAGAGATGTTTATATTTTAG
- a CDS encoding DNA primase translates to MNVFTVVKDNVTARQVAMQYGIKINRSGLACCPFHKDKTPSMKMDKRYYCFGCGDTGDAIDFVAKYFGLAPKSAAMKIASDFGLNYDATNRAPPKKIAPRKTPEQILDEEQRQCFRVLSDYYHLLRKWKTEYAPKSMDEELHPCFVEALQNISKVEYQLDTLLEKDIPDRAFVVSDIGKGVKSIVRRIEEYRRSQGDTGVHRKGRSQENSR, encoded by the coding sequence ATGAATGTATTTACAGTAGTAAAGGACAATGTCACTGCAAGGCAAGTGGCTATGCAGTATGGTATTAAAATCAACCGGAGCGGGCTGGCTTGCTGTCCGTTTCATAAGGACAAGACTCCCAGTATGAAGATGGATAAGAGGTACTATTGCTTTGGTTGTGGAGATACCGGTGATGCCATTGATTTTGTTGCAAAGTATTTCGGTCTTGCACCAAAGTCAGCTGCAATGAAGATTGCATCTGACTTTGGACTAAACTATGATGCAACCAACCGAGCACCACCGAAAAAGATTGCACCAAGGAAAACACCGGAGCAGATATTGGATGAGGAACAGAGGCAGTGCTTTAGGGTTCTGTCGGACTATTATCATCTGCTAAGGAAATGGAAAACAGAATATGCACCAAAGAGCATGGATGAGGAATTGCATCCCTGCTTTGTAGAAGCTCTGCAGAATATCAGTAAAGTAGAATATCAGCTTGATACTCTTCTTGAAAAGGATATCCCTGACAGAGCTTTTGTTGTTTCTGACATTGGAAAGGGGGTGAAGTCGATTGTACGAAGAATTGAAGAGTATCGAAGAAGTCAGGGCGATACTGGAGTGCACAGAAAAGGGAGAAGTCAGGAAAACAGTCGGTAA
- a CDS encoding histidinol phosphate phosphatase, which yields MMRDVHVHFLHGNPIGYNIDFFEGFIKVAQDAGLDEIYMLEHTHQFTEFERVYEPIKAYNDFQHNWIIKRMNGSIDDYISFIKRVKATRYPVKVRFGLEVCYIPETADILTDILDKYDFDFLTGAVHWIDGWGFDHMGQKEIWESKNIEEVYKRYYEIMFQLCESGLFNGLAHPDSIKCFGHKPNIDLTEYYNKLAVLLNKHGMYAENSGGLQLNYSSDIELGLNHQLLSILRKNNVQIETASDAHKQSDVGANIMELENMLKD from the coding sequence ATGATGAGAGATGTACATGTACACTTTTTACATGGAAATCCCATAGGCTATAATATTGATTTTTTTGAGGGATTCATTAAAGTAGCACAAGATGCAGGGCTTGATGAAATATACATGCTTGAGCATACCCATCAGTTTACTGAGTTTGAGAGAGTATACGAACCAATAAAAGCATATAACGATTTTCAGCATAACTGGATAATAAAAAGAATGAATGGTTCGATAGATGATTACATTAGTTTTATTAAAAGAGTAAAGGCTACTAGGTATCCTGTAAAAGTGCGGTTTGGTCTTGAAGTCTGTTATATTCCTGAAACTGCTGACATTTTGACAGATATTCTTGATAAATATGATTTTGATTTTCTTACAGGAGCTGTACATTGGATTGATGGTTGGGGATTTGACCATATGGGACAAAAAGAGATTTGGGAAAGCAAGAACATAGAAGAAGTATATAAAAGATATTATGAAATTATGTTCCAGTTGTGTGAAAGTGGTTTGTTTAATGGTCTTGCTCATCCTGACTCAATCAAGTGTTTTGGTCACAAACCAAACATTGATTTAACGGAATATTATAATAAACTAGCTGTTCTGTTAAATAAGCACGGAATGTATGCTGAAAATAGTGGAGGGTTACAATTAAATTATAGTTCTGATATTGAACTTGGTTTAAATCATCAATTATTATCTATTCTGAGAAAAAATAATGTGCAAATTGAGACTGCTTCCGATGCACACAAACAAAGCGATGTTGGTGCAAATATCATGGAACTTGAAAATATGCTAAAAGATTAG
- the aac(6')-Im gene encoding aminoglycoside N-acetyltransferase AAC(6')-Im, which yields MLEEKRVSFRPMSEDDLVLMLKWLTDDRVLEFYDGRDKKHTQKTIREHYTEQWADEIYRVIIEYDTIPIGYAQIYRIQGELFDEYDYHETEEKIYAMDQFIGEPEYWNMGIGAEYCRVVCQYLRTEMDANAVILDPRKNNPRAVRAYQKAGFEIIKELPEHELHEGKKEDCVLMEWRA from the coding sequence ATGTTGGAAGAAAAGCGAGTTTCCTTTCGCCCGATGAGTGAGGATGATTTAGTTCTAATGTTAAAATGGCTGACAGATGACCGTGTTCTTGAATTTTACGACGGTAGAGATAAAAAGCATACACAGAAAACGATTCGTGAGCATTATACAGAGCAATGGGCGGATGAGATTTATCGAGTCATCATTGAATATGATACAATTCCCATCGGTTACGCACAAATATACAGAATTCAGGGGGAACTTTTCGACGAATATGATTACCATGAGACGGAAGAAAAGATTTATGCGATGGACCAATTTATCGGTGAGCCGGAATATTGGAATATGGGAATCGGTGCAGAATATTGCAGAGTAGTATGCCAATATCTACGAACGGAAATGGATGCCAATGCGGTGATTCTTGACCCACGAAAAAATAATCCACGAGCGGTACGAGCATATCAGAAGGCGGGATTTGAAATTATTAAGGAGCTTCCCGAACATGAGCTACACGAAGGGAAGAAGGAAGATTGTGTGTTGATGGAATGGAGAGCGTAA
- a CDS encoding sigma-70 family RNA polymerase sigma factor, with the protein MLTLKNLKSMVENVPSKKAAVPGIRQLEESDARILVREMISDMLITVYQNGYVACRRGRESTVFRLHDCGGYTYWGALEENEETVAQDVFENENWYTRLYLEAEDRLNANYERKQRHHQISLDGLYADRCSNMGDFTWDGLTDLIEREDVRQVKKFLGHMTPKQRHVIILYFIEQRGTKDIASELGVSYQAVSDMIKKAITRVRRREGINAVGIPRGVYNRCARKWGEEDD; encoded by the coding sequence ATGCTTACACTGAAAAATCTGAAGTCTATGGTAGAGAATGTACCCAGCAAGAAGGCTGCTGTGCCGGGCATCCGGCAGTTGGAGGAATCCGATGCAAGAATCCTTGTCCGGGAGATGATTTCGGATATGCTGATCACGGTTTATCAGAACGGGTATGTGGCTTGCCGCAGAGGTCGGGAATCAACCGTGTTCCGGCTCCATGACTGTGGCGGCTATACATACTGGGGTGCATTGGAAGAAAATGAAGAAACTGTGGCTCAAGATGTTTTCGAGAACGAAAACTGGTATACCCGCCTGTATCTGGAAGCAGAAGATCGCCTGAACGCCAACTATGAACGGAAACAGCGTCACCACCAGATTTCGCTGGATGGCCTATATGCTGACCGTTGCAGCAATATGGGCGATTTCACCTGGGACGGTCTGACCGACCTGATCGAGCGGGAGGATGTGAGGCAGGTTAAGAAGTTCCTTGGTCACATGACGCCGAAGCAGCGGCATGTAATCATCCTCTATTTTATCGAGCAGAGAGGCACGAAGGACATCGCGTCCGAACTTGGCGTTTCCTACCAGGCGGTCAGCGACATGATTAAGAAAGCCATCACCCGTGTGCGCCGGAGAGAAGGAATCAACGCAGTTGGCATCCCGCGTGGGGTCTATAACCGCTGCGCCAGGAAGTGGGGTGAGGAGGATGACTAA
- a CDS encoding serine/arginine repetitive matrix protein 2 — protein MKASRHNGRSGKHGVYDVKHNDRDFDVENSEHIDPERTKENVYWDCYQGYSFAGSSQERQFTFTEVERAYYFEHYSDHVDAQNERNEMARHPERNRTIDDVLKNNKTCPEETVLQLGNIDETVSADVLAKVVAEYFEEFNKRYGSHVHILDWALHMDESTPHIHERHVFDAKNQYGELCPQQEKALEELGFELPDPTKKKGKYNNRKISFDAECRKMFLDIAHRNGVEIDFEPVYGGVSYLEKQDFIIENQKRRIAENQATLDALTMKISDLEAFVEEVAEDAYEKACEVVSETVAEQTREEDIEELRKYKKWLTSDERKTPKDKRDFVGRCLDNLENKLRSMAQKVADKVMGALQNPRLKEQKKAEVKEHARKSVRALLEANKRLVEEQRANVTEAPAQKKSRGEELG, from the coding sequence ATGAAAGCTTCAAGGCATAATGGCAGAAGCGGAAAGCATGGGGTCTATGATGTAAAGCATAATGACCGAGATTTTGATGTGGAGAACAGTGAGCATATTGACCCTGAAAGGACAAAAGAAAATGTGTATTGGGATTGCTACCAAGGTTACAGCTTTGCCGGTAGCTCCCAAGAGAGGCAGTTTACTTTTACCGAAGTTGAGCGTGCCTATTATTTTGAGCATTACTCAGACCATGTGGATGCACAGAATGAGAGAAATGAGATGGCAAGGCATCCGGAACGGAACAGAACCATTGATGATGTACTGAAAAATAATAAGACTTGTCCGGAAGAAACTGTGTTACAGCTTGGTAATATAGACGAAACGGTTTCGGCAGATGTGCTGGCTAAGGTAGTGGCAGAGTATTTTGAGGAATTTAATAAACGATATGGTTCACATGTTCACATTTTAGACTGGGCACTGCACATGGATGAGTCAACACCACATATCCATGAGAGGCATGTGTTTGATGCAAAAAATCAATATGGAGAGTTGTGTCCTCAGCAAGAGAAAGCACTGGAAGAACTGGGATTTGAACTGCCTGACCCAACAAAGAAAAAGGGGAAATACAATAACCGGAAAATCAGCTTTGATGCGGAATGCAGAAAAATGTTTTTGGATATTGCCCACAGAAACGGAGTCGAGATAGATTTCGAGCCGGTCTATGGCGGTGTCAGTTATCTTGAGAAGCAGGATTTTATTATCGAAAATCAGAAAAGACGAATTGCTGAAAATCAGGCAACATTAGATGCACTCACAATGAAGATTTCTGATTTGGAAGCCTTTGTGGAAGAGGTGGCTGAGGATGCCTATGAAAAAGCATGTGAGGTGGTATCTGAAACAGTGGCAGAGCAGACCAGAGAGGAAGATATCGAGGAGCTTCGCAAGTATAAAAAGTGGCTGACTTCGGATGAGAGAAAAACACCAAAGGATAAAAGGGATTTTGTTGGAAGATGCCTTGATAATTTGGAGAACAAGCTCAGGAGCATGGCTCAGAAGGTGGCTGATAAGGTTATGGGAGCATTGCAAAATCCACGCTTAAAGGAGCAAAAGAAAGCTGAGGTAAAGGAACATGCAAGGAAGTCGGTTCGTGCCCTTCTTGAGGCAAATAAGAGGCTTGTAGAGGAGCAGAGAGCAAATGTTACCGAAGCACCGGCACAGAAGAAATCAAGGGGAGAGGAGTTGGGATAA
- a CDS encoding recombinase family protein, translated as MSSEKIIVLYERLSREDENLGESYSISNQKKLLEDYCREKGWTRFRHFTDDGISGTTFERPSFKAMMELVEDGEVETIILKDMSRLGRDYLVVGQLREFFRKKGVRLIAINDNHDSYNGDDDFLVFRDVMNEMYAKDISKKIKSTFKSKGKSGKHVASVTPYGYLKDENDGNHWIVDEEAAEIVRQIFKWTIDGLGPYQIATLLQEKKVEIPAVHMARFGQGNNRHKTFKDPYGWGSSTVVGILKKREYLGHTVNFKTQKHFKDKKSHYVSEDNWVIFENTQEPIIDQQTFDTVQKLRANVRRYPDGWGEHHVLTGLMRCADCGAKMYVHRTSNGKRIPQYTCSAYSKVPVGTLCNTQHRINESVVLELIGDMLKAIFEYAKYDRNEFLETIATAQSTQEDAEVKRVRARITVARNRCEELEKLICRIYEDNILGKLPDSRYEVLDKQYSKEKAELDAELKELEVKLTEYEKSKNSASKFMALIDKYEKFEELTPAMINEFVDKVLVHERDRKGSIQTTQEIEIYFNFVGRYVPPAMMTEPTPEEQAEIDRINRIKDKRHQQYLRRKESGWQRKYEERVKSEKRAKIEAMKEEIRRQDRENGVYATVGSLALEPKIGTPV; from the coding sequence ATGAGTAGTGAAAAGATTATTGTATTATACGAGCGATTAAGCCGAGAGGATGAGAACCTTGGAGAGTCGTACAGTATATCAAATCAAAAGAAGTTGCTAGAAGATTATTGCAGAGAAAAAGGGTGGACTAGGTTCAGGCACTTCACTGATGATGGTATATCCGGTACAACCTTTGAAAGACCGTCCTTTAAGGCTATGATGGAGCTTGTGGAAGATGGAGAGGTGGAAACCATTATCCTGAAGGATATGAGTCGATTAGGACGAGATTATCTTGTTGTAGGTCAGCTCAGAGAGTTCTTCCGTAAAAAGGGAGTCCGTCTGATTGCAATTAATGATAACCATGACAGTTACAATGGAGATGACGATTTCCTTGTATTCAGGGATGTTATGAATGAAATGTATGCCAAGGATATCAGCAAAAAGATAAAATCCACATTCAAGTCCAAGGGAAAATCCGGAAAGCATGTGGCTAGTGTTACACCATACGGATATCTGAAAGATGAAAATGACGGAAATCATTGGATTGTGGATGAAGAAGCTGCTGAAATCGTGAGGCAGATATTCAAATGGACTATTGATGGGCTGGGTCCTTATCAGATAGCTACTCTTTTGCAGGAGAAGAAAGTAGAAATACCGGCAGTGCATATGGCACGCTTTGGGCAAGGGAACAATAGGCATAAGACTTTTAAAGACCCTTATGGATGGGGTTCTTCTACAGTAGTTGGGATATTGAAGAAAAGAGAATACTTAGGTCACACTGTGAATTTCAAAACGCAGAAGCACTTTAAGGATAAAAAGAGCCATTATGTATCGGAAGATAATTGGGTAATATTTGAGAATACGCAGGAGCCGATTATTGACCAGCAAACCTTTGATACAGTGCAGAAGTTACGAGCAAATGTCAGGAGATATCCGGACGGATGGGGAGAGCATCATGTTCTTACCGGACTCATGCGTTGTGCTGATTGTGGAGCGAAAATGTATGTGCATCGGACAAGCAATGGCAAGAGAATACCACAATATACATGTTCCGCTTATAGCAAGGTGCCGGTTGGTACATTATGCAATACCCAGCATAGAATTAACGAGTCGGTGGTGTTGGAGCTGATAGGGGATATGCTCAAGGCAATCTTTGAATATGCCAAGTATGACCGTAATGAATTTTTGGAAACCATAGCAACCGCACAATCAACGCAAGAGGATGCAGAGGTAAAAAGGGTTAGGGCGAGAATTACGGTGGCTAGAAATCGCTGTGAGGAGCTTGAGAAGTTAATCTGTCGTATTTATGAGGACAACATTCTTGGAAAACTGCCGGATAGCAGATATGAGGTTTTAGATAAACAGTATTCCAAGGAAAAAGCAGAGCTTGATGCAGAGCTTAAGGAATTGGAAGTGAAGCTCACTGAATACGAGAAGAGCAAAAATTCTGCAAGTAAATTTATGGCACTGATTGATAAATATGAGAAGTTTGAGGAACTGACACCGGCAATGATAAATGAATTTGTTGATAAGGTGCTGGTGCATGAAAGAGACAGAAAGGGGAGCATTCAAACCACGCAGGAGATTGAAATCTATTTTAATTTTGTTGGGCGATATGTTCCACCGGCAATGATGACAGAACCTACTCCGGAAGAACAAGCTGAAATTGACCGGATTAACAGAATTAAGGATAAGAGGCATCAGCAGTATTTACGAAGAAAAGAAAGCGGATGGCAGAGGAAGTATGAAGAGCGTGTAAAGAGCGAAAAGCGAGCAAAGATAGAAGCTATGAAAGAAGAAATTCGTAGGCAGGACAGAGAGAACGGAGTCTATGCAACAGTGGGAAGTCTTGCATTAGAGCCGAAAATCGGAACGCCGGTGTAG
- a CDS encoding virulence-associated protein E — MHDPNLKGAFRLNMFTDKIDITRDLGWYRESESLTDVDLKFLVVYFEKHYGLSNEKRIEDVIKVVANENRYHPVLDYLNSLTWDGKERIRYALHHFLGAEVSDYTYEVMKLFMMGTISRVSCPGIKFESMLCLVGGQGAGKSTFLRFLAMKDDWFTDDLKKMDDDNVYRKIQAHLILEFPEMVAILNAKNVEDTKSFMSRQKDTYKTPYDRHPKDHKRQCVFAGSSNSLDFLPMDRSGNRRFLPILCKSDEAEVHILDAEKASREYIDQMWAEAMVIYRSGDFQLKLPKKIEEELREYQKQFMQEDTKKELILDYLEHCQANMVCSRQLYAEALGNDGNPAQWEIREINDIMNNCSDWIAFSNPRHFPEPYRRQKGWEKPDNKGRDFQPITKEQMEQLSLPAEWMQ, encoded by the coding sequence ATGCATGACCCTAATCTGAAAGGTGCATTCCGGCTGAATATGTTTACGGACAAAATTGACATTACAAGGGATTTGGGATGGTATCGGGAGAGTGAGAGCCTTACGGATGTGGATTTGAAGTTTCTTGTTGTCTATTTTGAAAAGCATTACGGATTGTCCAATGAAAAGCGAATTGAGGATGTGATAAAGGTTGTGGCAAATGAAAACCGCTATCATCCGGTTCTTGATTATCTAAATTCCCTAACATGGGATGGCAAGGAGCGAATACGCTATGCACTGCATCATTTCTTAGGAGCAGAGGTCAGCGATTACACTTATGAGGTAATGAAGCTTTTTATGATGGGTACGATATCAAGAGTTTCCTGCCCAGGCATCAAGTTTGAATCAATGCTTTGCCTGGTAGGTGGTCAGGGAGCCGGTAAATCCACTTTTCTGCGTTTCCTTGCCATGAAGGATGATTGGTTTACGGATGACTTAAAGAAAATGGATGATGACAATGTGTACCGAAAAATACAAGCACATCTGATATTAGAGTTTCCTGAAATGGTGGCTATTCTCAATGCTAAGAATGTAGAAGATACCAAGTCCTTTATGAGTAGACAGAAGGATACCTATAAAACACCATACGACCGGCATCCGAAAGACCATAAGAGGCAGTGTGTGTTTGCCGGTTCGTCAAATTCATTGGATTTTTTGCCTATGGATAGGTCGGGAAATAGAAGATTTCTGCCTATTCTGTGTAAGTCAGATGAGGCTGAGGTTCATATCCTTGATGCTGAAAAAGCATCAAGGGAATATATAGACCAAATGTGGGCAGAAGCAATGGTAATCTATAGGAGTGGCGATTTTCAGTTGAAGCTTCCAAAGAAGATTGAGGAAGAGCTTCGGGAGTATCAGAAACAGTTTATGCAGGAAGATACCAAGAAAGAGCTTATTCTTGATTATTTGGAGCATTGCCAAGCAAATATGGTGTGTTCAAGGCAGTTGTACGCCGAAGCGTTGGGGAATGATGGAAATCCGGCACAATGGGAAATACGAGAGATTAACGACATAATGAATAACTGTAGTGATTGGATTGCCTTTAGTAATCCAAGACATTTCCCTGAGCCATATCGCCGGCAGAAAGGATGGGAGAAGCCTGACAACAAAGGTCGGGATTTTCAACCGATTACCAAGGAGCAGATGGAACAGTTATCACTACCGGCAGAGTGGATGCAGTAA